In a single window of the Frondihabitans peucedani genome:
- a CDS encoding PTS sugar transporter subunit IIB, which produces MKIVTICGAGIGSSGILKVNAERALAKLDIEADVVAADIGSVRAVAEDAQVILTSAEFVDAIGSTFADVIVIVNHFDQAELAEKLERALG; this is translated from the coding sequence ATGAAGATCGTCACCATCTGCGGAGCCGGGATCGGCTCCAGCGGCATCCTCAAGGTCAACGCCGAGCGGGCCCTGGCGAAGCTCGACATCGAGGCCGACGTGGTCGCCGCCGACATCGGCAGCGTCCGGGCCGTCGCCGAAGATGCCCAGGTCATCCTGACCTCCGCCGAGTTCGTCGACGCGATCGGGTCGACCTTCGCCGACGTCATCGTGATCGTGAACCACTTCGACCAGGCGGAGCTCGCCGAGAAGCTGGAGCGGGCGCTCGGGTAG
- a CDS encoding PTS sugar transporter subunit IIA has product MTLPPLPDDAIVIGAVAPDWRAAVGVAAGALVASGAARPGYADAMIRMIEEHGPYVVIAPGLALAHARPDDQVLATGLAVVTLAEPVAFGHPHNDPVRVVLGLAVDSVGGHLESIADLANVFNDAGVIARLAAASTPDEVRALMGATA; this is encoded by the coding sequence GTGACCCTTCCCCCGCTGCCCGACGACGCCATCGTCATCGGCGCCGTCGCACCCGACTGGAGGGCGGCGGTCGGCGTGGCAGCGGGGGCGCTCGTCGCATCGGGCGCGGCTCGGCCGGGCTACGCCGACGCCATGATCCGGATGATCGAGGAGCACGGCCCCTACGTCGTCATCGCCCCGGGCCTAGCCCTGGCGCACGCCCGCCCCGACGACCAGGTGCTCGCCACCGGCCTCGCCGTCGTCACCCTCGCCGAGCCGGTCGCCTTCGGGCACCCGCACAACGACCCCGTGCGGGTCGTGCTCGGCCTCGCCGTCGACTCCGTCGGCGGGCACCTCGAGTCGATCGCCGACCTCGCCAACGTCTTCAACGACGCCGGCGTCATCGCCCGCCTCGCCGCCGCGTCGACACCCGACGAGGTCCGCGCCCTGATGGGAGCAACCGCATGA
- a CDS encoding adenosine deaminase — MSAPDQEYRLPNGGPSIAALPKVSLHDHLDGGLRPSTIIELAEEAGVTLPVTDAQGLEEWFVSQANSGSLVEYLKTFDVTIAVMQTAPALRRVAHEFVLDLAADGVIHGEVRWAPEQHLQQGLTLDETVEAVQGGIDDAIADLAERGHEITVGQLVTAMRHADRSLEIAELALRHRENGVIGFDIAGAELGFPASNHKPAFDLLAREFFPVTVHAGEADGLDSIKSALFDGRTLRLGHGVRLAEDVAVIDRDGDHTTVGLGPIAAWVRDREIALELSPSSNLQTGAIAQWGTELYDHPFDLLYQLGFQVTVNTDNRLMSATSLSRELALLAQAFDYDLSDLETFQLNAAAASFLPLEDREDLADRIIAGFEKA, encoded by the coding sequence ATGAGCGCACCGGACCAGGAATACCGCCTGCCCAACGGAGGGCCGAGCATCGCGGCACTCCCGAAGGTCAGCCTGCACGACCACCTCGACGGCGGGCTCCGCCCGTCGACGATCATCGAACTCGCTGAGGAGGCGGGCGTCACCCTCCCCGTGACCGACGCGCAGGGCCTCGAGGAGTGGTTCGTGTCGCAGGCGAACTCCGGTTCGCTGGTCGAGTACCTCAAGACCTTCGACGTCACCATCGCCGTGATGCAGACGGCCCCGGCGCTGCGCCGTGTCGCTCACGAGTTCGTCCTCGACCTCGCGGCCGACGGCGTCATCCACGGCGAGGTCCGCTGGGCTCCCGAGCAGCACCTCCAGCAGGGTCTGACCCTCGACGAGACCGTCGAGGCCGTGCAGGGCGGCATCGACGACGCGATCGCCGACCTCGCCGAGCGCGGCCACGAGATCACCGTCGGTCAGCTCGTCACCGCCATGCGCCACGCCGACCGGTCACTCGAGATCGCCGAGCTGGCCCTCCGCCACCGCGAGAACGGCGTCATCGGCTTCGACATCGCGGGCGCCGAGCTCGGCTTCCCCGCCTCGAACCACAAGCCGGCCTTCGACCTGCTGGCCCGCGAGTTCTTCCCGGTCACAGTCCACGCGGGTGAGGCCGACGGGCTCGACAGCATCAAGAGCGCCCTCTTCGACGGCCGCACCCTCCGCCTCGGCCACGGCGTGCGCCTCGCCGAGGACGTCGCCGTCATCGACCGCGACGGCGACCACACCACGGTCGGCCTCGGGCCCATCGCCGCCTGGGTGCGCGACCGCGAGATCGCCCTCGAGCTCTCGCCGTCGTCGAACCTCCAGACCGGCGCCATCGCGCAGTGGGGCACCGAGCTCTACGACCACCCGTTCGACCTGCTGTACCAGCTCGGCTTCCAGGTGACCGTCAACACCGACAACCGCCTCATGAGCGCCACGAGCCTGAGCCGTGAGCTCGCCCTCCTCGCGCAGGCGTTCGACTACGACCTCAGCGACCTCGAGACGTTCCAGCTGAACGCCGCCGCCGCGTCGTTCCTGCCGCTCGAAGACCGCGAAGACCTGGCCGACCGCATCATCGCGGGGTTCGAGAAGGCCTGA
- a CDS encoding thymidine phosphorylase: MSTAPVAPSATATPGVEPFDTVDLIRVKRSSGALSTEQIDWLIDAYTRGYVEDAQMAAFAMAVFLNGMERREIRDMTLAMIASGSTMDFSALPKATVDKHSTGGVGDKITLPLAPLVASFGVAVPQLSGRGLGHTGGTLDKLESIPGWQASISNERMFEILADVGAVICAAGSGLAPADGKLYALRDITGTVEAIPLIASSIMSKKIAEGTSALVLDVKFGSGAFIQDIAQSRLLAQTMVDLGKDAGVTTSALLTDMNTPLGLTIGNALEVRESLETLAGGGPADIRELTVALAREMLTLAGLPDADVEGALDGGAAMDTWRRMIEAQGGDPAAPLPVARETHVVTASSTGFVTRQEALPFGIGAWRLGAGRARKQDPVVATAGIELHAKPGDRVVEGQPLFTLHADDASRFARALEAVEGAWTIGSEAPAVSPRVVERIS, translated from the coding sequence GTGAGCACCGCCCCAGTCGCGCCTTCCGCGACTGCCACGCCTGGTGTCGAGCCCTTCGACACCGTCGACCTCATCCGCGTCAAGCGCTCGTCGGGAGCCCTCTCGACCGAGCAGATCGACTGGCTCATCGACGCCTACACGCGCGGCTACGTCGAAGACGCCCAGATGGCGGCCTTCGCGATGGCGGTCTTCCTGAACGGGATGGAGCGCCGCGAGATCCGCGACATGACGCTCGCCATGATCGCCTCCGGCTCCACCATGGACTTCTCCGCCCTCCCGAAGGCGACCGTCGACAAGCACTCGACCGGGGGAGTGGGCGACAAGATCACGCTGCCGCTGGCCCCGCTCGTGGCGTCCTTCGGCGTCGCGGTCCCGCAGCTCTCCGGGCGCGGACTCGGCCACACCGGTGGCACCCTCGACAAGCTCGAGTCGATCCCGGGGTGGCAGGCCTCGATCTCGAACGAGCGCATGTTCGAGATCCTGGCGGACGTCGGCGCTGTCATCTGCGCCGCAGGATCAGGCCTCGCGCCCGCCGACGGCAAGCTCTACGCGCTCCGCGACATCACCGGCACCGTCGAGGCCATCCCGCTCATCGCGTCGTCGATCATGTCGAAGAAGATCGCGGAGGGCACCTCCGCCCTGGTGCTGGACGTCAAGTTCGGGTCGGGGGCCTTCATCCAGGACATCGCGCAGTCGAGGCTCCTGGCGCAGACGATGGTCGACCTCGGCAAAGACGCCGGCGTGACCACGTCCGCCCTGCTGACCGACATGAACACCCCGCTCGGCCTCACCATCGGCAACGCCCTCGAGGTGCGCGAGTCGCTCGAGACCCTCGCGGGCGGCGGCCCGGCCGACATCCGCGAGCTCACCGTCGCGCTCGCCCGCGAGATGCTCACCCTCGCCGGGCTCCCCGACGCCGACGTCGAGGGCGCGCTCGACGGCGGCGCGGCCATGGACACCTGGCGGCGCATGATCGAGGCGCAGGGCGGCGATCCTGCGGCCCCTCTCCCCGTGGCACGAGAGACCCACGTCGTCACGGCGTCGTCGACCGGGTTCGTGACGCGCCAGGAGGCGCTGCCGTTCGGCATCGGCGCGTGGCGCCTCGGTGCCGGGCGCGCGCGGAAGCAGGATCCGGTGGTCGCCACCGCGGGCATCGAACTGCACGCGAAGCCCGGCGACCGCGTCGTCGAAGGCCAGCCGCTGTTCACACTCCACGCCGACGACGCGTCGCGCTTCGCGAGGGCTCTCGAGGCCGTTGAGGGCGCCTGGACGATCGGGTCGGAGGCTCCCGCGGTGTCCCCGCGCGTCGTGGAGCGGATCTCCTGA
- a CDS encoding cytidine deaminase has protein sequence MTDAPADSIDWDALRKAAVAAMEKAYVPYSEFPVGAAALTDDGRIVSGCNIENASYGITLCAECSLVTDLVMGGGGHLVAFACVDGNGSVLMPCGRCRQLLYEHSAEGMVLDTVSGFKTIDEVIPDAFGPRQLDAYRASQTS, from the coding sequence ATGACCGACGCACCTGCCGACAGCATCGACTGGGACGCCCTCCGGAAGGCGGCCGTGGCCGCCATGGAGAAGGCCTACGTGCCGTACTCGGAGTTCCCCGTGGGAGCCGCAGCTCTGACGGACGACGGCCGGATCGTCTCCGGCTGCAACATCGAGAACGCCTCGTACGGCATCACCCTCTGTGCCGAGTGCTCGCTCGTGACCGACCTCGTCATGGGCGGGGGAGGGCACCTCGTCGCGTTCGCCTGTGTCGACGGCAACGGCTCCGTGCTCATGCCGTGCGGCCGCTGCCGCCAGCTGCTGTACGAGCACTCGGCCGAGGGCATGGTGCTCGACACCGTGTCCGGCTTCAAGACCATCGACGAGGTGATCCCGGACGCGTTCGGGCCCCGTCAGCTCGACGCCTACCGCGCGTCGCAGACCTCCTAG
- a CDS encoding ABC transporter permease, producing the protein MSTMTPDVAVPAAPTPGLEITRSRSFKAPIALGAFTVLAILLFLVAGRHGHSTFRLSTSTDFFTLPNAVVPTYGTGVVVTVVLALIALFSAFRSTRYQKTPIWLIALFGVLFLVGFLAWAGAGNSILVPGLLIGSLSLSTPLIFGALGGVISERVGVVNVAIEGQLLGGAFVSAVVASITGSLWIGLVSAMVAGALVSMVLAVFSIRYLVDQVIVGVVLNVLVTGLTSFLYSEVLTSQPDLNKGLLFPPFDIPVLSRIPLVGPLLFQQNVVVYLMYIAIAAVFFGLFKTRWGLRLRAVGEHPQAADTVGIKVNATRFWNVSLAGAIAGLGGAFFTLGDLGEFQKTMTAGAGYIALAAVIFGRWDPIRATLAALLFGFASNLQNVLSVVGSPVPSEFMLMLPYVVTVLAVAGLVGQSRGPAASGKPYIKS; encoded by the coding sequence GTGAGCACGATGACACCCGACGTGGCCGTCCCGGCCGCCCCCACGCCCGGCCTCGAGATCACGAGGAGCCGGTCGTTCAAGGCGCCCATCGCGCTCGGGGCGTTCACGGTCCTCGCGATCCTGCTGTTCCTCGTCGCGGGCCGTCACGGCCACTCGACGTTCCGGCTGTCGACCTCGACCGACTTCTTCACCCTGCCGAACGCGGTGGTGCCGACGTACGGCACCGGCGTCGTCGTCACGGTCGTCCTGGCGCTGATCGCGCTGTTTTCGGCTTTCCGCTCGACCCGCTACCAGAAGACGCCGATCTGGCTGATCGCGCTGTTCGGCGTGCTGTTCCTGGTCGGGTTCCTCGCCTGGGCCGGCGCCGGGAACTCGATCCTGGTGCCCGGCCTCCTGATCGGCTCGCTCAGCCTCTCCACGCCGCTCATCTTCGGTGCGCTCGGCGGGGTCATCTCCGAGCGCGTCGGCGTCGTGAACGTCGCGATCGAGGGGCAGCTGCTCGGCGGCGCGTTCGTGTCGGCCGTCGTCGCCAGCATCACCGGCTCGCTCTGGATCGGCCTCGTCAGCGCGATGGTCGCCGGAGCCCTGGTGTCGATGGTGCTCGCGGTCTTCAGCATCCGGTACCTCGTCGACCAGGTCATCGTCGGCGTCGTCCTGAACGTGCTCGTCACCGGCCTCACGAGCTTCCTGTACTCGGAGGTGCTGACGAGCCAGCCGGACCTCAACAAGGGGCTGCTCTTCCCGCCGTTCGACATCCCGGTCCTGTCGCGGATCCCGCTCGTCGGCCCGCTGCTCTTCCAGCAGAACGTCGTCGTCTACCTCATGTACATCGCGATCGCCGCCGTGTTCTTCGGCCTCTTCAAGACGCGCTGGGGACTCCGCCTCCGCGCCGTGGGCGAGCACCCGCAGGCCGCCGACACCGTGGGCATCAAGGTCAACGCGACCCGCTTCTGGAACGTCTCGCTCGCGGGCGCCATCGCCGGCCTCGGCGGAGCGTTCTTCACCCTCGGCGACCTCGGTGAGTTCCAGAAGACCATGACCGCCGGCGCCGGGTACATCGCCCTCGCCGCCGTCATCTTCGGCCGCTGGGACCCGATCCGGGCCACCCTCGCCGCCCTCCTGTTCGGCTTCGCCAGCAACCTGCAGAACGTGTTGAGCGTCGTCGGGTCGCCGGTGCCGAGCGAGTTCATGCTGATGCTGCCCTACGTCGTGACGGTGCTCGCCGTCGCCGGGCTCGTCGGCCAGTCGCGAGGCCCCGCCGCCTCGGGAAAGCCGTACATCAAGTCATGA
- a CDS encoding ABC transporter permease, protein MSETSATPVGETGNTQALAAEKEPAGQTPGAPQDSRNDRASGILRDIVTGNAMISVLAVVLALVLSGILIAVTDPTVQKTAGYFFARPSDMLSAVWNSVSLAYVSLFQGAIINFQAVGFLAGIAPLANTINFAMPLIVAGLGVALAFRAGMFNIGGQGQILIGAAFAGWVGFSFHLPIGIHLPLAILAGIAGGAFWGALVGFLKARTGAHEVIVTIMLNYVAFYLISFMLRTQGLLQAKGSTNPQSPATLDSATLPKLFGVHFPVSVGFLVVIAATFFVAWLLNRSTLGFRFRAVGENPHAARTAGINVKNIYVYAMLISGALIGIAGATQVLGTLTTGFSSGIDAGIGFDAITVALLGRSRPWGVFGAGLLFGALKAGGYAMQAANGVPIDIVLVVQSLIVLFVAAPPLVRTIFRIPAPGPAQRRVRRASSKTAVVTK, encoded by the coding sequence ATGAGCGAGACCTCGGCCACGCCCGTCGGCGAGACGGGCAACACCCAGGCGCTCGCCGCCGAGAAGGAGCCAGCGGGGCAGACCCCCGGAGCGCCGCAGGACTCACGGAACGACCGGGCCTCCGGGATCCTGCGCGACATCGTCACCGGCAACGCCATGATCTCGGTGCTCGCCGTCGTGCTCGCGCTCGTGCTGAGCGGCATCCTGATCGCCGTCACCGACCCGACCGTGCAGAAGACCGCCGGCTACTTCTTCGCCCGCCCGAGCGACATGCTGAGCGCGGTGTGGAACTCGGTCTCGCTCGCCTACGTGTCGCTGTTCCAGGGCGCGATCATCAACTTCCAGGCCGTCGGGTTCCTCGCCGGCATCGCCCCGCTGGCGAACACCATCAACTTCGCCATGCCGCTGATCGTCGCCGGCCTCGGCGTCGCGCTCGCCTTCCGCGCGGGAATGTTCAACATCGGCGGCCAGGGGCAGATCCTGATCGGGGCGGCCTTCGCCGGCTGGGTGGGCTTCTCGTTCCACCTGCCGATCGGCATCCACCTGCCTCTCGCGATCCTCGCCGGCATCGCGGGCGGCGCCTTCTGGGGAGCCCTCGTCGGGTTCCTGAAGGCCCGGACCGGCGCCCACGAGGTGATCGTCACGATCATGCTGAACTACGTCGCGTTCTACCTGATCTCGTTCATGCTCCGGACCCAGGGCCTCCTTCAGGCGAAGGGCTCCACCAACCCGCAGTCGCCGGCGACCCTCGACTCGGCGACCCTGCCGAAGCTCTTCGGCGTGCACTTCCCGGTGAGCGTCGGGTTCCTCGTCGTCATCGCCGCGACGTTCTTCGTCGCCTGGCTCCTCAACCGCTCGACCCTCGGCTTCCGCTTCCGCGCGGTCGGCGAGAACCCGCACGCCGCCCGCACGGCCGGCATCAACGTGAAGAACATCTACGTCTACGCGATGCTCATCTCGGGAGCCCTGATCGGCATCGCCGGAGCGACGCAGGTGCTCGGCACCCTGACGACCGGCTTCTCGTCGGGGATCGACGCGGGCATCGGCTTCGACGCGATCACCGTCGCGCTCCTCGGCCGCTCGCGCCCCTGGGGCGTGTTCGGCGCCGGCCTCCTCTTCGGAGCGCTGAAGGCCGGCGGCTACGCGATGCAGGCGGCCAACGGCGTGCCGATCGACATCGTGCTCGTCGTCCAGTCGCTGATCGTGCTGTTCGTGGCCGCGCCGCCGCTCGTGCGGACCATCTTCAGGATCCCGGCCCCCGGGCCCGCCCAGCGACGCGTCCGTCGCGCCTCCTCAAAGACCGCGGTGGTGACCAAGTGA
- a CDS encoding ABC transporter ATP-binding protein encodes MKLELQGITKRFGALTANDHISLTVEPGEIHALLGENGAGKSTLMNVLYGLYQADEGDILLDDVVQHFQGPGDAMAAGIGMVHQHFMLVPVFTVAENVMLGNEETSFGGRLDLPGARAKVREISQRFGFDVDPDAIVEELPVGVQQRVEIIKALSRDAKVLVFDEPTAVLTPQETDELMAIMRQLRDAGTAIVFITHKLREVREVASRITVIRLGKVVGEASPTASNSELASLMVGRSVELTVQKEPARAGEAALVVEGLRVIDPIGQVVVDEVSFEVRRGEILAIAGVQGNGQTELTEALLGLQPRVEGSITLDGKRIAGLSVRKVLDSGVGFVPEDRTEDGLVGEFTIAENLMLDRSYHGPFVSRGWLKLVDLAAFARDKVAEFDVRSQGIATPVGRLSGGNQQKVVLARELSRDLRLFVAAQPTRGIDVGSIEFVHKRIVATRDEGVPVIVVSTELDEVTALADRIAVMYRGSIIGIVPADTPRDVLGLMMAGEVPPEYQQSHEQELSV; translated from the coding sequence ATGAAGCTCGAACTCCAGGGCATCACCAAGCGCTTCGGCGCCCTCACGGCGAACGACCACATCAGCCTCACCGTCGAGCCGGGCGAGATCCACGCGCTGCTCGGAGAGAACGGCGCCGGCAAGTCCACCCTCATGAACGTCCTGTACGGCCTCTACCAGGCCGACGAGGGCGACATCCTGCTCGACGACGTCGTCCAGCACTTCCAGGGACCGGGCGACGCCATGGCCGCCGGCATCGGGATGGTGCATCAGCACTTCATGCTGGTGCCCGTGTTCACCGTCGCCGAGAACGTCATGCTCGGCAATGAGGAGACCTCGTTCGGCGGCCGCCTCGACCTGCCCGGAGCCCGCGCGAAGGTGCGCGAGATCTCGCAGCGGTTCGGCTTCGACGTCGACCCCGACGCGATCGTCGAGGAGCTCCCGGTCGGCGTGCAGCAGCGCGTCGAGATCATCAAGGCGCTCTCCCGCGACGCCAAGGTGCTCGTGTTCGACGAGCCCACCGCGGTCCTCACGCCCCAGGAGACCGACGAGCTGATGGCGATCATGCGTCAGCTCCGCGACGCCGGCACGGCCATCGTCTTCATCACCCACAAGCTCCGCGAGGTCCGCGAGGTCGCCTCCAGGATCACCGTCATCCGCCTCGGCAAGGTCGTCGGCGAGGCGTCGCCCACCGCGTCGAACTCGGAGCTCGCGTCGCTCATGGTCGGCCGCTCGGTCGAGCTGACCGTGCAGAAGGAGCCGGCCCGAGCCGGCGAGGCTGCCCTCGTCGTCGAGGGGCTCCGTGTCATCGACCCGATCGGGCAGGTCGTCGTCGACGAAGTCTCGTTCGAGGTGCGCCGCGGCGAGATCCTCGCCATCGCCGGCGTCCAGGGCAACGGCCAGACGGAGCTCACCGAGGCGCTCCTCGGCCTCCAGCCGCGTGTCGAGGGCTCGATCACGCTCGACGGCAAGCGCATCGCCGGCCTCAGCGTCCGGAAGGTGCTCGACTCCGGCGTCGGCTTCGTCCCGGAGGACCGCACCGAGGACGGCCTCGTCGGCGAGTTCACCATCGCCGAGAACCTCATGCTCGACCGCTCCTACCACGGCCCGTTCGTGTCGCGGGGCTGGTTGAAGCTCGTCGACCTCGCCGCCTTCGCGCGCGACAAGGTCGCGGAGTTCGACGTCCGCAGCCAGGGCATCGCCACGCCGGTCGGCCGCCTCTCAGGCGGGAACCAGCAGAAGGTCGTCCTCGCCCGCGAGCTCTCTCGCGACCTCCGCCTCTTCGTGGCAGCGCAGCCCACCCGCGGCATCGACGTCGGCTCCATCGAGTTCGTCCACAAGCGCATCGTCGCGACGCGCGACGAGGGCGTCCCGGTCATCGTCGTCTCGACCGAGCTCGACGAGGTCACCGCACTCGCCGACCGGATCGCCGTCATGTACCGCGGCTCGATCATCGGCATCGTCCCCGCCGACACCCCGCGCGACGTCCTCGGCCTCATGATGGCCGGCGAGGTCCCGCCCGAATACCAGCAGTCGCACGAACAGGAGCTCTCCGTATGA
- a CDS encoding BMP family ABC transporter substrate-binding protein has product MTISPRKAVFSGLAIVGATAMLAGCGTAPSATSTKSAAKSSYVPCMVSDAGGFDDKSFNQLGLDGLKEGASAVGATSKQVESADQTVYASNITSLVNQKCNLIITVGFLLADATKAAAKANPSVDFATIDDASTVADNVRPITFNTSEAAFLGGYAAASYSKSGVVGTFGGAQIPTVTIFMDGFADGVAYYNEQKKKDVKLVGWNVKTQKGVFTGGFDAGTAAKQSAQTLLDQDADVIMPVGGPIYQSAAQAVKAKNASTGDGITLVGVDSDTYETDPSNKSLFLTSVEKGIAPATKAVVEDSAKGKFTKTPYVGTLKNDGVGLAPFHDYDSKIDSGLKDELDKIKAGIIDGSITVDSPASLTK; this is encoded by the coding sequence TTGACTATCTCTCCGCGGAAGGCCGTCTTCTCCGGCCTCGCCATCGTGGGCGCGACCGCGATGCTCGCAGGCTGCGGCACGGCCCCCTCGGCGACCAGCACGAAGTCGGCAGCGAAGTCGAGCTACGTGCCGTGCATGGTCTCCGACGCCGGCGGGTTCGACGACAAGTCGTTCAACCAGCTGGGCCTCGACGGCCTGAAGGAGGGTGCCTCCGCTGTCGGAGCCACCTCCAAGCAGGTCGAGTCGGCCGACCAGACGGTCTACGCCTCGAACATCACCAGCCTCGTCAACCAGAAGTGCAACCTGATCATCACGGTCGGCTTCCTCCTGGCCGACGCGACCAAGGCGGCCGCCAAGGCCAACCCCTCGGTCGACTTCGCCACCATCGACGACGCGTCCACCGTCGCCGACAACGTGCGCCCGATCACCTTCAACACCTCGGAGGCCGCGTTCCTCGGCGGCTACGCGGCGGCCAGCTACTCGAAGTCGGGTGTCGTCGGCACCTTCGGCGGCGCGCAGATCCCGACCGTCACCATCTTCATGGACGGCTTCGCCGACGGCGTCGCCTACTACAACGAACAGAAGAAGAAGGACGTCAAGCTCGTCGGCTGGAACGTCAAGACGCAGAAGGGCGTCTTCACGGGCGGCTTCGACGCCGGCACCGCCGCCAAGCAGTCCGCTCAGACGCTGCTCGACCAGGACGCCGACGTCATCATGCCCGTCGGCGGCCCGATCTACCAGAGCGCCGCTCAGGCGGTCAAGGCGAAGAACGCCTCGACCGGCGACGGCATCACCCTCGTGGGCGTCGACTCCGACACCTACGAGACCGACCCGTCGAACAAGTCGCTGTTCCTGACCAGCGTCGAGAAGGGCATCGCGCCCGCCACCAAGGCCGTCGTCGAGGACTCCGCCAAGGGCAAGTTCACCAAGACGCCCTACGTCGGCACGCTGAAGAACGACGGCGTCGGCCTGGCGCCGTTCCACGACTACGACAGCAAGATCGACTCGGGCCTGAAGGACGAGCTCGACAAGATCAAGGCCGGCATCATCGACGGCTCGATCACCGTCGACTCTCCCGCCTCGCTCACCAAATAG
- a CDS encoding mannose-1-phosphate guanylyltransferase — translation MTTARESLDRFYSIIPAGGIGSRLWPLSRADAPKFLHDLTGSGSTLLRGTWDRLAPINGEQRIMVVTGRSHRAAVEEQLPALADHNVVLESEPKDSTAAIGLAAAILVKREPDVIIGSFAADHVIADQRGFVRAVHEAIAAADAGYIATIGITPTEPAIGFGYIHCGKDLEIESAPHAKAVTSFVEKPELETAEEYLRDGNYLWNGGMFISRADVLLKQLGETRPELLAGLLELADAWDTSARGAVVDRIWPNLEKIAIDYTVAEPAAAEGRLAVIPGDFDWDDVGDFASIAKLHSKGRASDLAILGENARVLADSSSGIVVSQGDRLISLIGVNDIVVVDTPDALLVTTSANAQRVKSVVDALKLSGRNDVL, via the coding sequence ATGACGACAGCGCGCGAGAGTCTCGACCGGTTCTACAGCATCATCCCGGCCGGCGGCATCGGCTCGAGGCTGTGGCCGCTCAGCCGCGCCGACGCCCCCAAGTTCCTGCACGACCTCACCGGCAGCGGCTCCACCCTGCTCCGCGGGACCTGGGACCGCCTGGCGCCGATCAACGGCGAGCAGCGCATCATGGTCGTCACCGGGCGCTCGCACCGCGCCGCCGTCGAGGAGCAGCTCCCGGCGCTCGCCGACCACAACGTCGTGCTCGAGAGCGAGCCGAAGGACTCCACCGCCGCGATCGGCCTCGCCGCCGCGATCCTCGTCAAGCGCGAGCCCGACGTCATCATCGGCTCGTTCGCCGCCGACCACGTGATCGCCGACCAGCGCGGCTTCGTCCGCGCCGTCCACGAGGCGATCGCGGCCGCCGACGCCGGCTACATCGCCACCATCGGAATCACGCCCACCGAGCCCGCCATCGGCTTCGGCTACATCCACTGCGGCAAGGACCTCGAGATCGAGAGCGCGCCGCACGCCAAGGCCGTCACCTCGTTCGTCGAGAAGCCCGAGCTCGAGACGGCCGAGGAGTACCTCCGCGACGGCAACTACCTCTGGAACGGCGGCATGTTCATCTCGCGCGCCGACGTCCTCCTGAAGCAGCTCGGCGAGACGCGCCCGGAGCTGCTCGCGGGCCTCCTCGAACTCGCCGACGCCTGGGACACCTCCGCGCGAGGCGCCGTCGTCGACCGGATCTGGCCGAACCTCGAGAAGATCGCCATCGACTACACCGTCGCCGAGCCCGCCGCCGCCGAGGGGCGCCTCGCCGTCATCCCAGGTGACTTCGACTGGGACGACGTGGGCGACTTCGCCTCGATCGCCAAGCTGCACTCCAAGGGACGCGCCTCCGACCTGGCGATCCTCGGCGAGAACGCGCGCGTGCTGGCCGACTCCTCGAGCGGCATCGTCGTCAGCCAGGGCGACCGGCTGATCTCGCTGATCGGCGTCAACGACATCGTCGTGGTCGACACTCCGGACGCCCTCCTGGTCACGACGAGCGCCAACGCGCAGCGCGTCAAGAGCGTCGTCGACGCGCTCAAGCTCTCGGGCCGGAACGACGTCCTCTGA